One window of Oncorhynchus kisutch isolate 150728-3 unplaced genomic scaffold, Okis_V2 scaffold852, whole genome shotgun sequence genomic DNA carries:
- the LOC116362590 gene encoding cytoplasmic polyadenylation element-binding protein 1-B-like: MAFSLRDELRPHDNWAPESAALSTCSNADIYRRMNTMLGNSLDFTGVCTTSGTKGKLDMLLTDPAGIGAGCSGQQDALPH, from the exons ATGGCGTTTTCATTG AGAGACGAACTTCGACCCCATGACAATTGGGCACCAGAATCTGCGGCCTTGTCCACTTGCAGTAACGCGGACATATATCGTAGAATGAACACCATGCTGGGCAACTCTCTGGATTTTACCGGTGTGTGCACCACATCCGGCACCAAGGGAAAGCTAGATATGCTCCTGACCG ACCCTGCAGGAATCGGAGCTGGCTGCAGTGGGCAGCAGGATGCTCTTCCCCACTAG